Proteins found in one Candidatus Margulisiibacteriota bacterium genomic segment:
- a CDS encoding helix-turn-helix domain-containing protein — translation MGIKENEVYTPQEAISLLKISDSTFRRLIRKGVLRAAKIGGQYRILGKHLLQLLNPKLPAKIKKVYNKVLHELE, via the coding sequence ATGGGGATCAAAGAGAACGAAGTTTATACCCCCCAGGAAGCGATCTCGCTCCTGAAAATCTCCGATTCGACCTTTCGCCGCCTGATCCGAAAAGGGGTCTTGCGGGCCGCAAAGATCGGCGGTCAATACCGCATTTTAGGGAAACATCTGCTCCAGTTGCTCAATCCAAAATTACCAGCTAAAATAAAAAAAGTTTATAACAAAGTTCTTCACGAGTTAGAGTAA